From Ignavibacteria bacterium:
ATTACCGGTGCAAGCAGAGGAATTGGAAAAGAACTTGCGAAACAATTTGCCTCCATTGGATGTATCGTTGCTCTTTCTTCCCGCAATGAAAAAGAATTGCTGAAACTTGAAAAAGAAATTGTTTCCGTTGATGGAATTGCAAAAAGCTTTCCATGCGATATTACGACGGTAAAATCTGTTTTTCAAATTCACAAAAAAATTCAAAAAGAATTGGGAGAAATTGAAGTTCTTATCAATAATGCAGGCGTTACCGTTTTCAAATCATTAGAAAAAACTACTGTAAAAGAATTTGATGAAGTTTTTGCTGTGAATTTGCGGGGAATGTTTTTGTGTATGAAAGTAGTTCTCCCTTCGATGTTGAAAAGAAAAAAAGGATGGATTTTCAATATACTATCTACTGCGTCGAGAACAACATTTATCAATAGCGGAGCGTATTCTGCTTCGAAAGCGGGAGGGATGATGTTGGGAAATGTTTTACGGGAAGAAGTGCGCAATAAAAATATTTGTGTTGTCAATGTTTTTCCCGGCGCTACTAAAACGAAAATGTGGAATGAAGCAGATAGAAAAAAATATTCTTCACGAATGATGTCGCCAAAATCAGTTGCTGAATCTGTATTGCAAGTTTATCGTTTTCCATCCGATGTTGTGTGTGAGGAAATAGTTCTGCGACCGATAAAAGGTGATATATAATTGATGGCAATGCTTGTTTGCAGCGAAAAATAAACACATTAACAAGCGGAAGAACTCATATCAAGAAAGTGCAAATTCAACCTACCTATTCTAATAATTTGTTGCAAAAGACTGATATGATAAGTGGAGCAGTGGATCGTTCATTCAAAGGTGGAAAGAAGAAAAATTTTGAGTATCGAAAATTAACTGCACATAGAGAAATTTATGTTCAATTATTGTCCAAATAAGAATAATAAATCCAAATCCAATCCCGCAGAGGAACGCGCCCCAACACAGGTGACAGTTCGGATTTTGGTTGTTTTCCATAACAAGTATAATGAATGAACGGTAATTGAGAAATAAAACTCCTAAAATTCAGAATCGAAGAATTTATTAATGCATCTACGAAAACTTTACTATACCATTGAGCAATTTGCATCCATTGAATATAAAAGCGATGTAGAACTGCTTTCTCACGTATTGAAAAATATTGTCCGCAACGAAGATATTCAAATTAAGGGAGGACGCCTTTGGAAATTTGACGCGCGAAAAGGAGTATATTGTTTAATTGCGCAAGTCGGTGAAATTGACCGCGTTCGGAATAATTTTGAATTGAGTGCTCTTGATTATCCTATGTTTCTCGACCTCGTGAATAAGCGAACAATATTAGCAACGGAAACGAACAAATATTTACGACGAAAAGGTATTTACAAATATTCAGCGACAGGCGTTGGAGAAGTTGTAAAGTGGAAAAAACATTCTGTGTTTCCGTATGTGCTTGCATTCAATTCGGAGTACATCAACGAAGCAATGTTGCAAACGATGAATGTCATCGGAAGTTCGCTTACGTCAATATTGCAGAAAAGAAAAAACGAACGCACGGCGAAAGAATTTGAACGCGATTTAGACCAAGCGCGCATCATTCAGCGACGAATTCTTCCTGAACACGAATGCACATTTCATAACTACAATTTATACGGGATTTCAATTGCAGACCGCGTTGTCGGCGGAGATTTTTTTGATTACGTTCAGAGTGATGAAAGCGACAGATTAGCAATTATGATTGGCGATGCGGCGAGTAAAGGGCTTTCTGCTGCTGCGCAAGCGTTATATACTTCGGGCGCATTGCGAATGGGAATTGTTCATCAAACAAAAATTTCCGTATTGCTTTCGCGTACAAATAAACTTTTAAACAAAACATTTGCTGATGAACGTTTTGTCTCACTTTTTTTTGGAGAACTCACGAACGATAAAAACGGTTTGCTTGTGTATTCGAACGCTGGTCATAACAATCCGGTATTACTGCATACACATAAACAGAAAGTTGAATTTCTCGAAACAACAAGCCAAGTATTAGGTCCATTTCCAGAAGCACATTTTCAGACAGAAAGTACACTGATTCATCCGAATGATATATTGTTATTGTACACCGATGGTATCATTGAAGCATCAAATGATGAAGGAAAATTTTACGGAGAGTCTCGGCTAATTGAAAAATTGTTTGAACTGCAAAAATGTTCGGCAAAGGAAATTTGCCAGTTGACAATAGAAGACGTGGAAAAATTCAGTGCAAACGGAAGCGCGTCGGACGATAAAACAATTGTCATTGTAAAACGAGAAAAATAGTTTTTTCTCGTACAAAAAAAAGCGAAGTAATAAACTTCGCCTTTGATAATGCTATAGTTCGTTCGTTTCTTTTTTGTCTTTGAATATCTTGAATTTGTATTGAAAGTCTTTGAACTTGTCGTTGAAGTTGTCTAATTGATAATGGAATCCGTCGTACATTCCGTGAAACTTAGGGAACCGAAAATTAAAGAATCGAAATCGTTTGCCGCATTTTTCTTTACCGCAACAATTTGAAGAAAAATCGTTATCCTCTACTTCCATTCTCAGTGTTACGGATGTACCTTTTCTCCAAATATTGAAGTTGATTTCTTTACCATAGTTTTTCTTGAATTGCTTGTGCAAGTCTGCAATTTCGTCAATGTTCTTTCCGCCGATTTTTGTTATTACATCACCGGCTTTAAAACCTGCTTTTGCTCCGTCGCTTTCTTTTTCAACTTCAGAAACCAACACTCCTTCATTGTTTGGAACATTCAAGAATTCTGCAAGTTGTTCGTTGAGTTCCATAATGGATACTCCGTTGAATTCGTTTTGTTCCATCATTGAAAACATTGCGTGCGGCGCAAAATTTTCCATACATATTTCTGCACTTTCGTCGTCGTCGTTTTCTTCTTCGTCTGAATCATTACTTTCATCAGAAGAAGAAAATTCGCCGAGTTTGACTGTAAAGGTTTTTGTGTCTTTTCCTCGAACTACATCAATCGTTGCTTCCGAATCTGCTTTATTCTTTCGAACGATTTCTGAAAGTTCATCTGCGTCATCTATGTCGTTGCCATTGAATTTTACAATAACATCACCCTCGTTTATTCCCGCTTTATCTGCGGGACTATTTTCGATAACTTCAAAAACGTATGCTCCGTTGTTCACGGAAAGTTCATTATTTTCAACAAGTTTTTTGGAAACATCTCGAATATACACACCGAG
This genomic window contains:
- a CDS encoding SDR family oxidoreductase, which gives rise to MKHHKNKVLAFRPVVWITGASRGIGKELAKQFASIGCIVALSSRNEKELLKLEKEIVSVDGIAKSFPCDITTVKSVFQIHKKIQKELGEIEVLINNAGVTVFKSLEKTTVKEFDEVFAVNLRGMFLCMKVVLPSMLKRKKGWIFNILSTASRTTFINSGAYSASKAGGMMLGNVLREEVRNKNICVVNVFPGATKTKMWNEADRKKYSSRMMSPKSVAESVLQVYRFPSDVVCEEIVLRPIKGDI
- a CDS encoding serine/threonine-protein phosphatase; this translates as MHLRKLYYTIEQFASIEYKSDVELLSHVLKNIVRNEDIQIKGGRLWKFDARKGVYCLIAQVGEIDRVRNNFELSALDYPMFLDLVNKRTILATETNKYLRRKGIYKYSATGVGEVVKWKKHSVFPYVLAFNSEYINEAMLQTMNVIGSSLTSILQKRKNERTAKEFERDLDQARIIQRRILPEHECTFHNYNLYGISIADRVVGGDFFDYVQSDESDRLAIMIGDAASKGLSAAAQALYTSGALRMGIVHQTKISVLLSRTNKLLNKTFADERFVSLFFGELTNDKNGLLVYSNAGHNNPVLLHTHKQKVEFLETTSQVLGPFPEAHFQTESTLIHPNDILLLYTDGIIEASNDEGKFYGESRLIEKLFELQKCSAKEICQLTIEDVEKFSANGSASDDKTIVIVKREK
- a CDS encoding PDZ domain-containing protein — its product is MYRKTFTFLMIALVFSVIPPQSLAQKKIEKKVIVRAGNQGWLGVYIRDVSKKLVENNELSVNNGAYVFEVIENSPADKAGINEGDVIVKFNGNDIDDADELSEIVRKNKADSEATIDVVRGKDTKTFTVKLGEFSSSDESNDSDEEENDDDESAEICMENFAPHAMFSMMEQNEFNGVSIMELNEQLAEFLNVPNNEGVLVSEVEKESDGAKAGFKAGDVITKIGGKNIDEIADLHKQFKKNYGKEINFNIWRKGTSVTLRMEVEDNDFSSNCCGKEKCGKRFRFFNFRFPKFHGMYDGFHYQLDNFNDKFKDFQYKFKIFKDKKETNEL